A region of the Haematobia irritans isolate KBUSLIRL chromosome 5, ASM5000362v1, whole genome shotgun sequence genome:
attttattaccatagaaaattttgtcaaaattttatctttctatagaaaaaattttcaaaattttatttctatagaaaattttatttctttagaaaattttgtcaaaacatagtttctataggaaatgttaaaaatttatttctatagaaaattttgtcaaaattttatttctatagaaaatgtttttcagaattgaatttctgtagaaaattttgtcagaattttatttctatagaaaatttatgatgcaccacttagttggagaggaattctttgcaaaatcttccaaaataccaataattctaccattctaccaaacagtaaaaaatctgccatttttggtataatcgtttataatttataattttatatagcttccatataaagcgacccccatatttcaattttggctttataattaccgcacaaaagttaatatctgttcgtaattatttctttcccATATATACCGGTCCAGAActtaatatatacgtatttaatcgatgttTGTTTTGCCTAATTATATTCCGCATGGACTAAATTACAATttggaagatgatgttaagaagttttaagatgccttgccatcggccgcaacccaagtaattcagttGGAATGACCgtatttagtagaagtttctacgcaatccatggtagagattcggcctggccgagcttacggccgtatatacttgttcagtttgaagcaaaagTGTTgctttcaaaaagaaaattcaactcttcaatcaactgACGCACGCATGTTGTGTAACTCAACCTTTGGTAGATAGGTAGAattctcgatgttttggtagactttgcaaaatatttctctccaagtAAAAGataataaatagaatttttttacagaaatttcgacaaaattttctataaaaataacattttgaaaaaaattttgaaataaaattttgacaaaattttctatagaaacaaaatgttgagacaattttctacagaaataaaatgttgagaaaattttctatagaaataaaatttcgaaaaaattttctatagaaataaaatttcgaaaaaattttctatagaaataaaagtttgcgaaaattttctatagaaattaaattttgagaaaattttctatagaaataaaattttgagaaaagtgtctatagaaataaaattttgagaaatttttctatagaaataaaatttagagaaaattttttatagaaataaaagtttgagaaaattttctatagcaataatatttagggaaattttctatagaaataaaattttgaaaaaatttctatcgaaataatattttgagaaaattttcaatcgaattaaaattttgtgaaatttttctacagaaataaaagtttgagaaaattttctatgcaaataaaattttgattcatacgcgtaaaaaatgtttcgaaacaCCATGAACCTTTTTTGAGCGATTAACAAATTGTTTAGGATCAAACGCGTACAAATTTAGTTGATGGTCTATTCGTTTTGGATTGAATTACGATCTCGGATAAATGCACGATACCATCATtaaacactggtccttgacggaaattaaattatcaagtttaatgtttttaaatacagaACTACaaatcattatttatttatttatatttattcgaaTAAATTAATTAACCTAAGTAATATACACTATTATggcaagtttaattttaatctaaatcaattaaattgatcTTTTTGTAatggtttcacaaaatatagcaTTATTGAGAATGTCCCAAATAAGCACAACATATTCATGGCCTAATATTCAATTTCACTTATTTTATGTTTCTTTTCGTGTTTCGACCAGCCTGGTGGGGAATTTGGTAAAGGAACCCATTCATTTTGGATAACCGGTGTCCAAACCTTCTTCCAGAGAGGTACATAGATTGTTTTTGCTCGCCAATACTTAACCCAACGAGATTTCCAAGTCTCTTTGCGGGCCCAAAAACCTTCTTTTTCGGGATCTGAAGCCGTATGCTCGATTCTACAATGAAATGATCAGTTGAAGATATACAACACTAATAGGAATGAAATAACCTAACTCACATTTCAGCTTTTGTAGTAGTTAAACTGGAGGCAAAGGTGTTCAGCATGAAAATCACTGCACATAGTAATAAAAAGGCGGCAAACTGAAAtgtttaacagaatttttttaagaaatttaccatactttattttctcaaacacactcactttcattttttttaattttttcttttttttactataattcCTTATTTTGATAACTTccgttttttttaatgaatgacTTTTCACTTCAAGGTTTGTTGGTCAAATCTTAAGTGCAACATATtggatatacaaataaataccagctttttgatattttgtcaacaaaaaatACGTAACATAACTAATTCACCACCCTTTTAAATTATTCACCACACGATTGATCCATAATCCGTCGTAGACTGCAATGAACACATGAAGATATAAAAATGTAAGCGAACATGATTACGCTCGACTATTATCTCGCGACTCTTATGGTGTGGTCAGTTACCTGCAACCAATGACCACTTATCATTCAAGCCACATGAGCGTTTAATAGAGTAGTCGGCATTTCAATTGTTGCATTGGCCACCAAATAAAAATGAGACCTATTTAAACAGGAACATGAAATCAAATATTAtctaatactaaaaaaaaacacatttagtGAATTCAGGTttattgtatacaaaatttcgacaaattgcctatagaaaataaatgatgacgaaatttgctatagaaagttagatttaacaaaaattacaatGGAAAACCAATATCGACGAAATATTGTAAGCAGATAAATTTCGAATTTCGAATTCTTATTCTgagaaacttcctatagaaagtaaatttagacgaaattttgagaatattttctatacaaataaaattttgagaaaattttctatacaaataaaattttgagaaaattttctatacaaataaaattttgagaaaattttctatacaaataaaattttgagaaaattttctatacaaataaaatttttacaaaaattgctatagaaatttcatagagaaatgaaattttgacaaaatttcctagagaaatgaaattttgacaaattttcctagagaaatgaaattttgacaaaatttcctagagaaattaaattttgacaaaatttcctaagaaatgaaattttgacaaaatttcctatagaaatgaaattttgacaaaatttcttatagaaatgaaattttgacaaaattttcttatagaaatgaaattttgacaaaatttactagcgaaatgaaattttgacaaaatttcctatagaaatgaaattttgacaaaatttcttatagaaatgaaattttgacaaaatttactagagaaatgaaattttgacaaaatttcctagagaaattaaattttgacaaaatttcttatagaaaggaaattttgacaaaattttctagagaaatgaaatttttacaaaatttcctatagaaatgaaattttgacaaaatttcttatagaaaggaaattttgcaaaattttcttatagaaatgaaattttgacaaaattttctagagaaatgaaattttgacaaaatttcttagagaaattaaattttgacaaaatttcctagagaaattaaattttgacaaaattttctagagaaatgaaatttttacaaaatttcctatagaaatgaaattttgacaaaatttcttatagaaaggaaattttgacaaaatttcctatagacatgaaattttgaaacttgacacaatttactagaaattttgaaattttgacaaaatttcctagagaaatgaaattttgacaaaatttcctagagaaatgaaattttgacaaaatttcctagagaaatgaaattttgacgaaatttcttagagaaatgaaattttgacaaattttcctagagaaatgaaattttgacaaaatttcctagagaaatgaaattttgacaaaatttcctatagaaatgaaattttgacaaaatttcctatagaaatgaaattttaacaaaatttcctatagaaatgaaattttaacaaaattttctatagaaatgaaattttgacaaaattccctatagaaatgaaattttgacaaaattccctatagaaatgaaattttgacaaaatttcctatagaaatgaaattttgacaaaatttattagtctgcttattattctatttggaaaatcGTTTGTGGTCAATATTTGTCTTATCTTTATTTCATTCTCCTTGTGGAATTCTGCATCACTTATCCTTAAGATTCGATCTATAAAATTGATTGCTGTCATATGGATTATACTTTTATTGTGTTTTGCATTATAATTTATTAGTCGTCCAGTTGCTGttggtttttgataccaattcaGCCTCAAACAATTATCATCTCTCAGTATGTTACAGTCTAAATATGGTAGCTTGTTATCCTTCTCTAACTCTATTGTAAATTGTATTTGACTGTGGAATGAGTTTAATGCGTCAAGAGTACTTTCCACGTCGGTTTTCTTTACTATCGCAAATATGTCGTCcacatattttgttataattcgaGGTTTCGGTATCTTGCTTAAGGACACGTCTAGTAGCTCTTCCATGATGATGTCAGCAATTATTGGAGATGCTGTTCATATGTCTTATCTTCATATTTGAAGTACCTACTGTCTTTGATACAAAATAGTGCTAGTTCCTTGAAAATATCACGaggtatttttgtataatttttgattAAGTCCCATTTCTTCTCAATGATTGCaatggctaggttaggttaggttaggttaggttatgtggcagcccgatgtatcgggctcacttagactattcagtccattgtgataccacagtggtgaacttctctcttatcactgagtgctgcccgattccatgttaagctcaatgacaagggacctcctttttatagccgagtccgaacggcgttccaccttgcagtgaaaccacttagagaagttttgaaactctcagaaatgtcaccagcattactgaggtgggataatccaccgctgaaaaaactttttggtgttcggtcgtagcaggaatcgaacccacgaccttgtgtatgcaaggcgggcatgctaaccattgcaccacggt
Encoded here:
- the LOC142237716 gene encoding uncharacterized protein LOC142237716, which translates into the protein MLNTFASSLTTTKAEIIEHTASDPEKEGFWARKETWKSRWVKYWRAKTIYVPLWKKVWTPVIQNEWVPLPNSPPGWSKHEKKHKISEIEY